In Rhizobium sp. 9140, the genomic stretch CTACGTCTCCTCGGACCTCCGCGACCACGCCGTCGGCTTCGCGCTCAGCGAAGTGCTGGAGTTGCACGACAAGACGAGCGTCGAGGTCTTCGCCTACTATTGCGGCGAGCCCCGTACCAACGACGCCACCCAGACCCGTATCCAGGCGGCTGTCGACCACTGGCATGACATCGCCGCCCTCAGCGATCTCGATGCCGCCAGACAGATTCGCGCCGACGAGATCGACATCCTCGTGGACGTTAACGGCTACACCAAGCATGCTCGCACCAGGATCTTCGCCTACCGCCCGGCGCCTGTGATCGTGAACTTCTGTGGCTATCCCGGAACGATGGCGAGCCCGGTCCATCAATATATCATCGCCGACGAACAGATCATCCCGCCGGAAAACGAACTTTACTACACCGAAAAGGTCCTGCGCATACCCTGCAACCAGCCGGTCGACCGGAAACGCCAGATCGCGGCCAGGCCGACACGTGCGGCAGCCGGCCTGCCGGAAGATGCCTTCGTGTTTGCCTGCTTCAATGGCTCGCAGAAGACGACCGCTGCCTGCTTCACACGCTGGATGACCATCCTTGCCGCCGTTCCCGGCAGCGTGCTCTGGCTGCTCGGCGCCTCGGAGCCCGTCAACCAGCGGCTTCGGCAGATGGCGATCGACCACGGCGTCGAGCCGGATCGCCTGATCTTCGCGCCCAAGGCTCCCAACGCCTTCCACCTCGCCCGGATCGGCGTGGCGGATCTCTTCCTCGACACGTTCCCCTATGGGGCGCATTCGACGGCTGCCGACGCCGTGACCATGGGGCTGCCGGTCCTGACGCTTCGCGGCAAGGGGTTTGCGTCCCGCTTCTGCAGCAGCATCCTGCATGCCGCCGGTATTCCCGAGATGATCTGCGAAACGCCGGATGCCTATGTCGCCAAGGCCATCGCCTATGCCCGCGACCCGGAGAGCCTGCGGGCCGTGCGCCATTCGCTGCAGGCGCAGCGGGAGACCTGCGCGCTGCGCGACATCCCGGCTCTGGTGCGCCGTCTCGAAGAGCTTTACTGGCAGATGCAGGGCGAAGGCGAGCGCGGCGAGATTCCCGTGCCGCGCCTCGACAATCTCGGCATCTACTACGAGGTCGGGGTCGATTTCCTGTCCGACCCAGTCGAGTTCGAGACCGATGCGAGCTACCGGGAGCGTTACCGCCAGGAACTCGCGCAGCGGCACGCTTACGCGCCGATCGCCAGGGACACCCGCTTCTGGACCCATATCGACTGATCCAGCGTGCTGCCGGGGGGCAGATGCAGGCAACGGTAAGCGAGACCTTCCGGCACTTTGCCGCAAACAGACGAACGACGACATCGACAAGAGGGCAGGACGATATGAACCCCGTGATTTTGGTCACTTTTGCCGGCCGCCAGCAGCGGATGGAGATCCTGACCCAGTATATAAGGAAGGCGCTGGAAGCCGGGATCATCGACGAATGGCATATCTGGGATTTCACCCGTTCGGCCGAGGACCGTGCCTGGGTTACGAAGGAATTTGGTCCGGTACGCTTCATGGGTCCGAACGCCTCCTACCAGCACAAGGGCTCGCTCAGCCGTCTCTCGTCGTTCCGCACCACCGCAAAGATCCAGAGCGACCTGCACATCGCGATCGTTCCGAATGACAAGACGAGCGATGCCTACGAACTCGTTATCGGCGGCTGGAACAACACCCACTCTGCCCTTCGCCGCATCACCGAGACCGATCTCACCAGCTTCTCGCGCGACACGCATCCGTTGATCTGGACTCGCTCGACACCCGGCGTTCTGTCCCCCGGTCTGGCCAATCACGTCGTTCTGAACCTGGATGAAACAGGCGTTCCGACCCTCCACGTCAATGGCGTGATGGTCGGCACTTGGCCCGACATCCACCTGCCGGGCGGCGCGTCGATCATGGTTCGCGGCGGCTGGGGCTCCGACCTCGAGCTCTGCGACGTCCAGAGCCCGGTTCGCCGCTATGTCGGCAACGAGAACGAGAGCACGCCCTACTGGCAGGCCTACAGCTATTACACCAAGCGCCTCAGCGCGTTCACGGACGCCGTTTTCCTGAAATGCGACGACGACGTCGTCTATCTCGATCTCGACAATCTCAGCAAGTTCATTGCGTTTCGCCGTGACAATCCGCACTACTTCATCGTGTCGGCGAACGTGGTCAACAATGGCGTCTGCGCCTACTGGCAGCAGGAAGCGGGCTCCCTGCCCGCCACGCTCGGCCAATTCGAGCGCCCGCCAGGCGGCTTCGGCGGCAGTCTGT encodes the following:
- a CDS encoding O-linked N-acetylglucosamine transferase, SPINDLY family protein, with the translated sequence MVIHNTFASAHQSMLAAALERARQQQLSLLELFQIAEELNASNQKAAAAKLYNTWIAFNDNSPVLHLAYFNYSVTLRGLDDMPGAINALQASLKISPLMGQARINLGRTFEDSGLNAQAVQQWQQYVAATQDITPEKIGYRLMALQHIGRVMEGVGLLEDAEAILWQAIELRPDRTEAAQHWLSTRQHQCKWPIITTSEYVTSRQLLEAFSPLPLACYTDDPIFQMAKAYRYNKHLVGRIDARDMLRPAPAKKAGTTERLRIGYVSSDLRDHAVGFALSEVLELHDKTSVEVFAYYCGEPRTNDATQTRIQAAVDHWHDIAALSDLDAARQIRADEIDILVDVNGYTKHARTRIFAYRPAPVIVNFCGYPGTMASPVHQYIIADEQIIPPENELYYTEKVLRIPCNQPVDRKRQIAARPTRAAAGLPEDAFVFACFNGSQKTTAACFTRWMTILAAVPGSVLWLLGASEPVNQRLRQMAIDHGVEPDRLIFAPKAPNAFHLARIGVADLFLDTFPYGAHSTAADAVTMGLPVLTLRGKGFASRFCSSILHAAGIPEMICETPDAYVAKAIAYARDPESLRAVRHSLQAQRETCALRDIPALVRRLEELYWQMQGEGERGEIPVPRLDNLGIYYEVGVDFLSDPVEFETDASYRERYRQELAQRHAYAPIARDTRFWTHID